In Candidatus Nanopelagicales bacterium, the genomic window GACACTCCCAGGCGAACGGTGATGCCCTCATCGACGAGAGCCTGAGCCAGGATCTCGCCAGCCTCAGGCTCCTCGGCAGCGATCAGCCTGGGCGCGAATTCCACGATCGTCACCTCAGCGCCGAATCGTCGGAACACCTGCGCAAGTTCGCAGCCGATAGCACCCCCACCCAAAACGACGAGGGAGTCTGGCACTGCTTCCGTCTTCAAGGCGTCGCGATTGGTCCAGTAGTCGAGATCAGCCAGGCCGTCCACGGGTGGGATCGCCGCTGAGGTTCCGGTGGCAATGACCAAGGCGCGGGTCGCAGCAAAGTCTCGATCGCCGACGCGGACGCTTCGCGTACCGGTGATCGTGCCACGGCCGCGAACAAAAGTGCCGCCGGCGTCGACGAATCGGTCGACCGCGACCTGGTCGTTCCAATCGTCGGTTGCCTCGGCGCGGATCCGCTGTGCAACCGGGCTCCAATCTGGGGTGATCGTGGCAGTTCCGGCCAACTCGTTCACTCGCCGGCCTTCAGCCAGCGTCGTGGCTGCACGAATCGCCATCTTTGAGGGGATGCAGCCCCAGTAGGGGCATTCGCCGCCGACGAGTTCCGCTTCGATCCCGATGACGCTGAGGCCACCGGACAGGAGGTCGTTCGCTACCTGTTCACCGCCGGGGCCGAGGCCCAAGACGATGACATCTGCCGTCGTGGTCATGTTGTGTCCTCCACCTGTCGGTTCGGCTAGAGCCCGTACCGACGGGCGCCGCGTTTGGTGAGTTGTGCGCGTTTTCGGAAGCTCTTCGTTGACCCGAGGTAAACGTCAAGGTCGATCGTCCGTGACCCTGATCCAGGTAGCTTGCCACTGCTGGTGAACTGCCAGAGTTTGGTCTTGCGACGGGGCCACCCACGTACTGATTCCGGCTTGGACTGACCACGACCGTAGTCGGCCAACCAGAGGGGGTACCGGGTCAGGCTCGAGCTGGGGTTGAGGCGCGTTTCGATGAAGTACGTGTACGAGTAGAGGTAGGGCGTGCGACCCGACTTGCGCTTGTAGGTGTTGAGCCACGCAGTTGCCCAGCGCGTCAGTTGCGACTTGGTCAAGTTGTTCGGAGCCGACTCCAGATCCAGGGCCGTTGCCAGGTGGCCCCGGCCGAAACCGCTTGTGCGGCGAGCGGCCAGGCGAGCCTCCCCACGTGCATCAGCCACGATGTTGGGCACCTTGGACGTGGGGTAAGCGAAGTGATATGAGCCCACAACGACTCCTGCTCGCTTGGCCGCTGGGCGGTCAATGGCCCACCATTGCGCCGCGATCGCATCAGAACGTGGATAGCCATTTGACGCTTGGATGATCGCGAACTGAACCCCTGCGGTGCGGAGCTTGGAGAAGTTGAGTTCGTGAGTATTCCCATGCTGCCACCGGGAAACGTCGACCCCTTTGATCCCTGATCGAATCCCTTGGTTACTCCAGCTCGTGGCATCGGGCCGCGCTTGCGCCGGTGTCGTAGCGACGAGGCCCGCTGCGGTTAGCCCGAGAGCCATCGATCCGATTGCGAGCGATCGAGATGTGCGCGCCGGCGTGAGTTGTGGTCGCTTCATCTTTGGAGGCTATACACATGCACGCCCTGATTCCTATTAACCGACGACCTCCAGCGTGCTCGCGCCGCTCGCAGTTCGGCGAACTGCGACTCGGTGTTGAATGCGGATCTTGAGATCCTCCACGTGGCTGACGACACCGACAACGCGACCGCTGTTCTGCTGCTTGGCGATCTCAGACAGGACCGCCTCGAGTCGTTCCGGGTCGAGGGTGCCGAATCCCTCGTCGATGAAGAGTGTGCCCAGTTCTACGCCGCCGGTCTCGCTCGTCACGATGTCCGCGAGCCCCAGCGCCAGCGCCAGGGACGTGTAGAAGGTCTCGCCACCGGACAGGTCTCGCGGGGAGCGCAGGTGACCTGTGTGCTCGTCGCGCATGTTGAGGCCCAGGCCGGACTTGCGCCCGTTGGATTCGGGTTGCTCGGAACGCTCAAGCTGATACTGGCCATCGGAAATGTGCTTCAGGTGGGCGTTGGCCGCATTGACTACCCGCTGAAATCGATCGATGAGGACGAATGCAGCCAAGGTGATCCGTTGGAGGTTGTCGCTGGAATTCGCATTCGCCACATCAGCCACGCGAAGGATCGGTCCAGTCGATTCGAGCGTCTCGGTCAGCAACCGATGTCTGGCGAGGAGCTCGCTGCGATGGACCTCCGTGTCCGTTAGTCGCTTGCGTGCATTTGCTGCCGCCTCCGTCGCTTGCTTGACGACAGCGTCAGCCCGTGTCAGATCCTCGCCCAGTCGCGAAGTTTGCGGGCGCTCGGTGTCATCGAGTGCGGCCAGATCGGGCTCGGCCAACCGTCGCGCGTTGGTCGCGACGCGAACGCCGTACTCGTCTATTCGTTCCTCCAACTCGGGCAGTTCAGCAACGGCCGGAAGTAGTGCCTCGACTTCCTGTTCGCTCTTGAGCCCACTTCGCTCCAGTGCCTCGGAGAAGTCCTTTGCGCGCTCCGTGAGCCGCTGCTCGCAAGCGCGAACCTGGGCAGTCGTGGATGAGAGTTGGTCGACGGCTTTGGCGGAACTGGTCAGATCCCTGACTCGGTCGGAAACCGACGGCCACTGCGCGCGGCTAGTCGTGACCAAGTCCTCGTCGCGGCCCAGTTGCTGTTTGGCTGCGTCGAGTCGCTCGCTCACGGCGCT contains:
- a CDS encoding FAD-dependent oxidoreductase — encoded protein: MTTTADVIVLGLGPGGEQVANDLLSGGLSVIGIEAELVGGECPYWGCIPSKMAIRAATTLAEGRRVNELAGTATITPDWSPVAQRIRAEATDDWNDQVAVDRFVDAGGTFVRGRGTITGTRSVRVGDRDFAATRALVIATGTSAAIPPVDGLADLDYWTNRDALKTEAVPDSLVVLGGGAIGCELAQVFRRFGAEVTIVEFAPRLIAAEEPEAGEILAQALVDEGITVRLGVS
- a CDS encoding glycoside hydrolase family 25 protein — encoded protein: MKRPQLTPARTSRSLAIGSMALGLTAAGLVATTPAQARPDATSWSNQGIRSGIKGVDVSRWQHGNTHELNFSKLRTAGVQFAIIQASNGYPRSDAIAAQWWAIDRPAAKRAGVVVGSYHFAYPTSKVPNIVADARGEARLAARRTSGFGRGHLATALDLESAPNNLTKSQLTRWATAWLNTYKRKSGRTPYLYSYTYFIETRLNPSSSLTRYPLWLADYGRGQSKPESVRGWPRRKTKLWQFTSSGKLPGSGSRTIDLDVYLGSTKSFRKRAQLTKRGARRYGL